One window from the genome of Manis pentadactyla isolate mManPen7 chromosome 15, mManPen7.hap1, whole genome shotgun sequence encodes:
- the SIAH1 gene encoding E3 ubiquitin-protein ligase SIAH1 isoform X2: MSRQTATALPTGTSKCTPSQRVPALTGTTASNNDLASLFECPVCFDYVLPPILQCQSGHLVCSNCRPKLTCCPTCRGPLGSIRNLAMEKVANSVLFPCKYASSGCEVTLPHTEKADHEELCEFRPYSCPCPGASCKWQGSLDAVMPHLMHQHKSITTLQGEDIVFLATDINLPGAVDWVMMQSCFGFHFMLVLEKQEKYDGHQQFFAIVQLIGTRKQAENFAYRLELNGHRRRLTWEATPRSIHEGIATAIMNSDCLVFDTSIAQLFAENGNLGINVTISMC, encoded by the coding sequence ATGAGCCGTCAGACTGCAACAGCATTACCTACTGGAACCTCTAAGTGTACACCATCCCAGAGGGTGCCTGCCCTGACTGGCACGACTGCGTCCAACAATGACTTGGCGAGTCTTTTTGAGTGTCCGGTCTGCTTTGACTATGTGTTACCACCCATTCTTCAGTGTCAGAGTGGCCATCTTGTTTGTAGCAACTGTCGCCCAAAGCTCACATGTTGTCCCACTTGCCGGGGCCCATTGGGATCCATTCGCAACTTGGCTATGGAGAAAGTGGCCAATTCAGTACTTTTCCCTTGTAAATATGCCTCTTCTGGATGTGAAGTAACTCTGccacacacagaaaaagcagaCCACGAAGAGCTGTGTGAGTTTAGGCCTTATTCGTGTCCGTGTCCGGGTGCTTCCTGTAAATGGCAAGGCTCTTTGGATGCTGTAATGCCCCATTTGATGCATCAGCATAAGTCCATTACAACCCTACAGGGAGAGGATATAGTTTTCCTTGCTACAGACATTAATCTTCCTGGTGCTGTTGACTGGGTCATGATGCAGTCCTGTTTTGGCTTTCACTTCATGTTAGTATTggagaaacaggaaaaatatgATGGTCACCAGCAGTTCTTTGCAATTGTACAGCTGATAGGAACACGCAAGCAAGCTGAAAATTTTGCTTATCGACTAGAGCTAAATGGTCATAGGCGGCGATTGACTTGGGAAGCGACTCCTCGATCTATTCATGAGGGAATTGCAACAGCCATTATGAATAGTGACTGCCTAGTCTTTGACACCAGCATTGCACAGCTTTTTGCAGAAAATGGCAATTTAGGCATTAATGTAACTATTTCCATGtgttaa
- the SIAH1 gene encoding E3 ubiquitin-protein ligase SIAH1 isoform X1, with protein MTGKSALSYSWRGVLLTCLPAAGTRKRREMSRQTATALPTGTSKCTPSQRVPALTGTTASNNDLASLFECPVCFDYVLPPILQCQSGHLVCSNCRPKLTCCPTCRGPLGSIRNLAMEKVANSVLFPCKYASSGCEVTLPHTEKADHEELCEFRPYSCPCPGASCKWQGSLDAVMPHLMHQHKSITTLQGEDIVFLATDINLPGAVDWVMMQSCFGFHFMLVLEKQEKYDGHQQFFAIVQLIGTRKQAENFAYRLELNGHRRRLTWEATPRSIHEGIATAIMNSDCLVFDTSIAQLFAENGNLGINVTISMC; from the exons ATGACCGGGAAGTCTGCCTTATCTTACTCCTGGAGGGGCGTCTTGCTCACGTGTTTACCAGCAGCTGGGACAAGGAAGAGAAGAG AAATGAGCCGTCAGACTGCAACAGCATTACCTACTGGAACCTCTAAGTGTACACCATCCCAGAGGGTGCCTGCCCTGACTGGCACGACTGCGTCCAACAATGACTTGGCGAGTCTTTTTGAGTGTCCGGTCTGCTTTGACTATGTGTTACCACCCATTCTTCAGTGTCAGAGTGGCCATCTTGTTTGTAGCAACTGTCGCCCAAAGCTCACATGTTGTCCCACTTGCCGGGGCCCATTGGGATCCATTCGCAACTTGGCTATGGAGAAAGTGGCCAATTCAGTACTTTTCCCTTGTAAATATGCCTCTTCTGGATGTGAAGTAACTCTGccacacacagaaaaagcagaCCACGAAGAGCTGTGTGAGTTTAGGCCTTATTCGTGTCCGTGTCCGGGTGCTTCCTGTAAATGGCAAGGCTCTTTGGATGCTGTAATGCCCCATTTGATGCATCAGCATAAGTCCATTACAACCCTACAGGGAGAGGATATAGTTTTCCTTGCTACAGACATTAATCTTCCTGGTGCTGTTGACTGGGTCATGATGCAGTCCTGTTTTGGCTTTCACTTCATGTTAGTATTggagaaacaggaaaaatatgATGGTCACCAGCAGTTCTTTGCAATTGTACAGCTGATAGGAACACGCAAGCAAGCTGAAAATTTTGCTTATCGACTAGAGCTAAATGGTCATAGGCGGCGATTGACTTGGGAAGCGACTCCTCGATCTATTCATGAGGGAATTGCAACAGCCATTATGAATAGTGACTGCCTAGTCTTTGACACCAGCATTGCACAGCTTTTTGCAGAAAATGGCAATTTAGGCATTAATGTAACTATTTCCATGtgttaa